Part of the Bacillus sp. N1-1 genome, TGATAAAAAGAAGCAATAAAAAGCCACAAAGACTATATGTAAATAAAATATCGCCATGCCATATCAATACAAAATGCATAACGCCAAGGATAAACAGGAAAACCAACCGCCTAACCATAACCGGAAGAAATCGGGTACTACGAGCAATCAGACGATTTTGTAGAATAATAAATCCATAACCAAACAAAAACGAAAATAAGGGATAGAAACTTGCTTGTGCGAGAACATCAATCATGTTCATGGAGAATTGATTCCATTGATTCCCCCAGTAGCTCAACTGATCGATGTACATCCATGGTGAATGGAAATCAATCATGTTCACAAAAAAGATACCGAGTAACGCGAGGCCACGCATCGCATCAATGGATTGAATCCTTTCATTCGTAGGTGTGGGAACTGCTGTTAATTTAGTCAACTTACTCCTCTTTTCATTCTAATGATATTCCTCTAAGAACTCGTTCCATATAAATCAAACATTATCCTTCTTTAGTCATTCTATAAACGAAATTAACTTGGTAATGTTGTTTGCCACCGTACGAGCTTATGAGTTATTTTTATATAATTTAAGGAAAATCTACCAAGTTTGGTTAAATCTATTCTATAATAGAAACAAACACAAATTATGGAAATTTATTATGAAACCCTTCGCGCACGTTACTCGTCTTTTATTTGAAGGGCCGAAGGAGGAAAACGCAACCTTGGGGAACAAAGAACCAACCAACCACCTTGATCTTACCAATAAGGAAGCGGTCCTTGAAACAATTATGGATGAATATGGCGAAAGTGTTGTCTGGCTTGCTTTTAGCTACTTAAAAGATAAAGGTAAGGCAGAAGATATTGCTCAAGAAGTGTTTATTATTTGCTATACGAAACTAGACACTTTTAATGTGAAATCTTCTCTTAAATCCTGGGTCCTAACCATTACTGCCAATAAATGCAAAGATGTTCTCAAAAGCTGGGCTTATCGTAACATCACCTTCGCTCAATCACTTTTAAGTACATTTAAACACTCTGCTTCTGAACCCGATATGGTGCTCATTGGCTCAGAAGAGAATAATGAACTTGCATTAAACATTCTTAAGCTTCCTACCAAATATCGCGAGGTTATCTTTCTTCATTATTTTGAAGATTTGAAAGTACAAGAAATCAGTGAACTGCTTTCCATTAATGAAAACTCCGTTAAAACAAGATTACGACGTGCCAGAATGCTTCTTAAAGAAATGTACTAGGGAGGGTCACGATGGAGAAATATTTAAAGAACCTTCGCACTAGGTTGCTTGATACAAAGGCTGTTACTTTTACTCATTCCCATAAAGACAATGTTTGGAAAACAGTTAAGAAAGATACTCCTCCAATAAAGAAAAGTAGTTTTGGAATAGTGTTACATCAAAAAGCCCCTGCTCTTCTTACTTATTTTACTCTTCTATTTCTGCTCGTGGGAACCGGATTATTTGCCGCATATGAGATTGGCATTTTGCCAGAAAAGAATTCCGCTAACGTCCACTCGATTACGGAAGAAGACTTATATAATAACGTCTTACACTCAGCATCACTCATAAATAATGCCGATGATGAAGAAAAAATCCGCTCGATTGCCCTTTCTTACTTAGCCAACTATGATAATTGGAAAATCAGCAACCCAGAAGCTTTCTATGAGGAACAGCCTGCGATTCTTGCTCAAGGTAGAATTACAGAAGGTTATTTTGAAAAAATGACGTTTAGTATATGGATTGAACCAGCAACAGGTCTTCCTCTCAATTTTGTTATTCGCAACCAACAAAGCAGCGTTCTTGAAGAGTTCACCTTACCAGGCGAAGCGCTCGCACAGGTTGAGCAACAAAAATAAAGGCATCCGATACTTTGTCGGATGCCTTTCTATGTTATTTACATACATCATTTAACACTTCTGAAGTATGGAGAAGAAACTCACGGTCAAGATCTGGTAGCTCATTTAGATCAATGCTAGTTAATAAATATTGATGAAACCGCTGAACATCTGCTTTGATTTCCTTACGTTGCCCATCTGCGGTTAAAATGAGTGCATCAAGTATGCCATTTAACATGGATACATCATCTTTTCCATAATGACGTATTTGATAGAACGATTTATAAAGATATTGAAAGAACGGTTTTGGAGTTGATAGAACGCGAAGGTTTCTTTCTTTATCAAAAAAAGCTTCTTTTGGATCATAAGTATGGCCGATTTTTGAAAGAATCGTACCAATCCGGTTCGTACAGTTAACTGCTGTATGCGGATCATTCACAGATGGCGATATTGCTCTAAGCGCGATGTCTACAAGCTTTTGTATTGAAAACTCCAGGTCCTGATCATTGATTCTTTCCGTTCCGATCGCAATTGAATTTAAGAAAGTGTCAGCAGAAAAAGTGGAAGAACCTTTCATCCACACCGTTGCGATTCTAGAGCCTTCCTTTACGTAATTCCCTACATCAGAATTAAGTCGAATAATGCTTTCATTTTGAGTGGCGAGATCGACTAATTTCGAGTAAGGGATTTGCTGAATATAGCCCATCTTATTACTATATATCGGCATACCATCTTCTTCTCTTAGTTCACTTTCTTCCCAGCGATCCCACTTCTCGAACGTCTCACCTTCGTAAAGTTCACTTTTCTTTTCAACTAGATAAAGAGATCTTCTTGTGATTTTTTCAATTAAGTTATTTACCTGAACAAACGTGGCAGAATGATGAATAAATAAGATGAAGAACAGTAAACAAGTAATCGCAAGAATCACAGTTAAAAGTGGTGATAGAATAATCCGGCTGTCTTTACCTGTTAAAAGAAGCATGTTCACAAGTGCAAAAACAAATCCTGCCACAAAAACGCCAAGTACATGTTGAGTAAAACGATCCGAAATAAAATCCTGTAATGTTCTCGGAGAAAATTGTGATGAATAAGTCGTCAGCACGACCATAATGGATGAAAATGAGATCGTCGTCATTGTTAAAATAGCTGTTATAAGCGGAGCGTAGATTGACTGTGCAAGTTTTTCAGTTGCAAGAAACAGCTTAGGTAATGTTCCTTGAAGCTGAGAAACATACATGATGTCTATCCATGTACTGAGTCCTACTATCGCCAAAGAAATAAGGCCGTATATGACTGGCAGAAACCAGAAACTATTACGCAGGTGAATCGAAGTTTTAGAATAATTCATTCGTTAAAGTCCTCTTTCACTATTATGTCATCTAACTCTTGTTCCCTCTTTCGATCATCCTAATCACTTCATATGAAGATGGAGAACTTTTTTACGGGGAAATCGTTCTCTTCATATTAGTAAATGAAAGGGAGCAGTCGGTACCTTTCTTTTCCCCATTCTTGATAAGTTTCCCCAACAGAATCGTAGAGCATTCTTTCTTCGATGCGAATTCGATAAAGAAGAGCGGGAACAAGCAAAAAAAATGATAATACCACCCCTCCCCAGGTACCTATGTAGATTGGCAACCCAACTAAAGTAAGAAGCAACCCAGTGTATAAGGGATGACGCAATAAACGATAAGGACCTGAACTGACGAGGTCGACTTTTCGCTCCACGATCACGTTTCTCGAAAAAAAACGCCCTAGCTCTTGAATTCCCCAATACCTTAAACCAATTCCACTTCCATATAGAAGTACCCCTAGCAATTGAGTAAACGGTGATTCATTAAAAATGAAAAGATTACGTTCACTAAAGATAATGGAACCCACAATCGCTAAACTAATCATACAAAGAATCCAAACAAAAGATCGCTTTTCAGAAGATGATGATTCCGTACTCTTTTTCCCTCGTTTCATCACAAACTCGCTAATCCATAAAACAGTCAATAAAACGAATAGTACATTGATTATGAACATGCCACCACCCTTTCAACATCTTTATCAGCAGTATACCAGAGTTCTTTCCTTACTGACTGATACGTGTATGTTTCTTTTTGCATAATGCTTAACATTTATACACACCAACACAATGTAAGCCCTTACATGAAGGCGAATCCACCTAATAACTACATACAGCGAAACGAATAAAATGGGTTAAATTGTATATTAATCCGTTTTTTCAGTCCTTATATACCGTGATAAGCAAGCCTCTCATCTTCTAAGCCTATGTGAAATGAGTTTAGAGCGAGCATCGTCCGTATTCGTAGTTATTCTCCTTGTATTCGGACTATTTGGGCGTGTCGTGTTGTCACGACATGTCCGTTTGTTATACTCGTAGAGTCAATTGATTAAAGCAATCACACATTTAACGGCAAGTTATATAGGAGTGAAATGATGAATCTAAACGACGAAAAGAAACGAATCGTAATTAAAATCGGAAGCAGCTCACTAACGAGTAGACTAGGT contains:
- a CDS encoding isoprenylcysteine carboxylmethyltransferase family protein, translated to MFIINVLFVLLTVLWISEFVMKRGKKSTESSSSEKRSFVWILCMISLAIVGSIIFSERNLFIFNESPFTQLLGVLLYGSGIGLRYWGIQELGRFFSRNVIVERKVDLVSSGPYRLLRHPLYTGLLLTLVGLPIYIGTWGGVVLSFFLLVPALLYRIRIEERMLYDSVGETYQEWGKERYRLLPFIY
- a CDS encoding DUF2254 domain-containing protein produces the protein MNYSKTSIHLRNSFWFLPVIYGLISLAIVGLSTWIDIMYVSQLQGTLPKLFLATEKLAQSIYAPLITAILTMTTISFSSIMVVLTTYSSQFSPRTLQDFISDRFTQHVLGVFVAGFVFALVNMLLLTGKDSRIILSPLLTVILAITCLLFFILFIHHSATFVQVNNLIEKITRRSLYLVEKKSELYEGETFEKWDRWEESELREEDGMPIYSNKMGYIQQIPYSKLVDLATQNESIIRLNSDVGNYVKEGSRIATVWMKGSSTFSADTFLNSIAIGTERINDQDLEFSIQKLVDIALRAISPSVNDPHTAVNCTNRIGTILSKIGHTYDPKEAFFDKERNLRVLSTPKPFFQYLYKSFYQIRHYGKDDVSMLNGILDALILTADGQRKEIKADVQRFHQYLLTSIDLNELPDLDREFLLHTSEVLNDVCK
- a CDS encoding sigma-70 family RNA polymerase sigma factor — its product is MGNKEPTNHLDLTNKEAVLETIMDEYGESVVWLAFSYLKDKGKAEDIAQEVFIICYTKLDTFNVKSSLKSWVLTITANKCKDVLKSWAYRNITFAQSLLSTFKHSASEPDMVLIGSEENNELALNILKLPTKYREVIFLHYFEDLKVQEISELLSINENSVKTRLRRARMLLKEMY